The sequence GGAGACTCCGTAGAATCTTTCTTAAGGTTAAGTAAACTTGTTACAATGTTCAAATTATTTTTTACCCGGTGAAATAATTCTGCCAGCAAAATTTCCTTTTGATGAAGCGCTGTTTTTAAATCCTGTTCTTGTTTTATCGCTTGAGTAGAAAGGATAAACATAAAACCAATGGATACGGTAAAACTAAAAAAGACATTCACAAACTTTGAACTCTGCACAAGTTCCGCTGGCATTATAGGTTCATAAAATCCAATTTTATAACTAACAAGTAAAGAAATTATTGATAGAGCCAGCAAAAAAAGAAGAATAACAAGGTGCCGGTAAAGTTCTTTTCGCCCGGCCATTTGAATGATGAGCGTAATAAATGGAAAATAGTATAAGAAAGCAAAAGACTCTACACCCATTTTTAACGAAATAATATAGAATAAGCCTCCTCCTATAAGGGCAAAAAGATACAAAGCTGCAACGTAATTAACAATCCGGTTAAGAAGCATTACAAAGGGCGCTACAGCCAGAACGACAAGGCCTTCTGTGGTAGAGCCGTAATACCCCATGGATAAAAAAACAATAAGGGCTATGCCTACATTGCAAATGCCCAATAAAGAAGAGAGGTTTAGTTTTCTGGTGAGGCAGGCTTCCCAGGGCAAGTAATCTTTTTTTACTCCGGCATTTGCAATAGAATTGATTAACTCCCTAAAAGACATGTAGCAATAGTAAGGATTGTCGCTAAATAAAACAATAATTACTCCACGAATATATTTATTCCGCGTCCCTAATCAATTCCAGTGCCTTTTGAAGTTCCAGATCTTTTTTAGAGAGAATATCTTTTAAGGAGTAATTTATTTGGTAATCGGGTAAAATCCCGTGCCCGGTAATAACAGGACAAACATCGTGCACAATACGAAAGGCCGGAACACGCACCCTTATTTTTGTATTTGGCAATCTATAAAATGGCGTAATACCCGCATTACAACCTTCTATGGCCCCACCGGTTTCTTGTCCTATAAAAACGGCCCGGTTAAATGCCTTTAAATAGCCCGCAACAAGACATGACGCAGAAAAAGACCCACCATTAGTAAGGACAACTATTTTTTTAGCGTAGTGATTTTTTTTGTGCGGTTTTATTGTATAAATAAAATTGTCTGTGTCATGAACCGTTTTTTTCTCTCCAATAAGTTTGTAAGCGAAGCGGGTAAATTTGAAAGCAAAATTTCCACTTGTATATTTTCTGTAAGGATAGTTCTTAATTCCGGTCCGTAACGTTTGTGTACTCTTCTTATCCAACAAATAACTTAAAAGTCTGTAACTATTGGCCAGGCTTCCACCGCCATTATTTCTCAAATCAAGAATAAGATTTTCTGTTTTATTTTTCCGCAGCTTTCTAAAAATTCTCCTATATGCCCGAATATCGCCTCTGTGCGAAAATTTCTCAATTTTTAAGAGCATCGTTTTTTTTCCCTCTCCTAAATAGCGGTAATCGATTTTGGAATTCCTGTACCTGATTAAAAGACTATCTTCTTTTGGTCCGAGAGGTAATGGAGGAAAAGCTTTTGTTTTAAATGCAGCATATTTTGCTGTTTTTAAAATCTTATTCTCCTTGTATTCTACTTCAAAAGTATCGGGACGACCAAACAATCCAAGGTAATAACTATTAAATCCTAATTGAACAAAATAATCTTTTGCACTTCGATTAAAACCATCCGTACTTATAAACCGCTTTGAATAGCGAATCATAGAATCTACCGCGATACCATTTATTTTTGTAATCTCAGAACCTTTTTTTATTGTGCTATCTTGCTTTTTATTCAGATTTGCTATCATATAAGCTTTCTCTTCAACAGGCAGAAAAACATAAGGGGAATAATTGATTCTTTGTTTATTCATTTCTTTGTAAAAAGCTGTAGAATACAAAACCTCTGTATGACCGCAGTGCAGTTCATCTACAAGTAATTTTGTTTTTAAACGAAATTGTTTTTCAGTCAAACTATCTGTGAATGAAGCAACATAAGCTTCAAATAGTTCTTCGTAGTAAGCTCTGGGTTTGTAAACACCAATTGCCGGATGCATACTTAACAAAACATTCGTAAGCAGGGTAGCGTCCTCTTTTAATTGCAGTGGCGAATACTTTTTAATTTGAAGCGACTCTTTTTTTTGCGAATAACCATTAGTCCCTGCTCCGAAAACAAGCAAAATAACGGCTAAAAAAGGCTTCAAAAATGGCATAAATGTTATCTTTGTAAAAATACAACATTCGCATGGAAAAATTCAAAATAGGAGTGCTGCGTGAAGAAAAAAGTCCGCCAGATAAGCGTGTTCCTCTAACGCCTTTAATTTGTTCTGACCTTATGCGCCAATACCCTAACGTAGAAATTGTTGTGCAACCGAGCAAAATAAGATGTTATAGCGACGATGAGTACACCTCTTTTGGTGTAACGCTCCAGGAAGATTTAAACGACTGCGATATTTTAATGGGCGTGAAAGAGGTTCCCGCAGAAAAATTAATCGCGGGTAAAAAATATTTTTTCTTTTCGCATACTATAAAAAAACAGCCGCATAACAAGAAGTTGATCAAAGCACTGATTGAGAAAAAAATCCAGATGATCGATTACGAGACCTTGACAGATAAAAACAATAACAGGATCATAGGTTTTGGCCGTTATGCCGGAATTGTGGGTGCCTATAACGGTATTCTTGGTTACGGATTAAAGTACGATCTTTTCAGGTTGAAGCCTGCGAATCAATGTCGCGACAAGGCTGAAATGGAAGAAGAATTAAAACGCGCAAAACTTCCAAACATTAAAATTGCCTTAACAGGCGGTGGACGTGTTGCCAATGGCGCGATTGAAACATTGAGTGCTCTTAAAATCAGGAAAGTTACGCCAGAAGAATTTATGATGGCTTCGTTCAGAGAACCTGTTTATTGTCAGATGAACCCCCGTGATTATGTAGAAAGGCCTAATGATCACAATTTTGATCTCAACGACTTTTTCGCGCATCCTGAACATTTTGTTTCCAAGTTTCCACCTTTTACAAAAGTAACAGACCTTTACATCTCCACTCACTATTGGGATCCACGTGCTCCTAAAATGTTTGAAAAGAAAGACATGAAAGCTTCAGATTTCAGAATGTCTGTAATAGCCGACGTGACTTGCGACATAGACGGTTCTGTTCCTACAACTATTCGCGCCAGTTCTATTGCCCAGCCTTTTTACGGATACAATATTAAAACAGAGAAAGAAGATTTGCCTTTTAATAAAGACACCATTTGTATTATGGCAGTAGATAATCTTCCCTGCGAACTTCCGCGTAACGCCAGCGACGATTTCGGAAAAGACCTTTCAGAACGTGTTCTTCCCTTTATTTTCGGCGAAGACAAAGATAAAGTCATCAAGCGTGCAAGCATTTGCAAAGACGGGAAGTTGACTCTTAATTACGAGTACTTAAGTGATTATGCTTATAGTTAGAAGTCAATAGGTGAAAGTTTAAGGTCAACGGCTTACTGGCTTAAAAATACAATCAGCAGCATCCACTTTGTAACGCATCTCGGCATAAAGATCAGCGAAATTCATATTTGCCAAAGGCAAATAAATCTGCGTCAGTAAATAAAACCTTGCTCTTCTGCAAATAGATCAGCAAAATTCATATCGCCAAAGGCGAATCCTTCACATAAATTTTTTCTTAAAAAAAATCAGTGTCATGCGTGCAATCTGTGGCCAGGCTAGGTACGATAGAGCCGCAGCACATCTCCCATAATCCTATCAATCTTCTTAACCGGAATATCCTTTGTCGCATCCACCAGTAAAATCTTCATCCTCGCCCTTTTCTCCTGCAGTAAGTCCGGATGATTTATTTTCGCTCCCTCCACAATACCAATATAAGGCTGCAAATATTTTTTGTGGACCCACAAATAACAAAACATCTTTCCCTTATAGCAGTAAAACGGCATCCCATACTTCCAGGCTTCCGTTATATTTTTATCCTGCTTTAAAATATACTCGCGCAGAAATAGCAGACAACCTTTCACAGGTTCTTCTTTTGTAAGAAAATAATTATCGAGAGCATTAAGCATGTTTTAAGGTAAGAAAAAAACTATACGCTCTTAACATCCCGGCCTGAAACTCTTCTAATTTTTTGCGTCTCTCTTATAAACTTTGTATTTTTCCTTTTAAATTCAAAACTATGCATGCAGGAAGAAGATTTACTTTTACGGAGGTGATCATTTGGACAAGACGAGACACTTATAATTTTATTATTGTTTCATTGATACCTACTTCACTTTATTATTTCTTTAATATAAAATGGCTGGTTATTCCCTGGGTTGCAATAGCTTTGGTAGGAACTGCCGCCGCCTTTGTGGTTGGATTTAAGAACACACAAACATATAATCGTCTTTGGGAAGCAAGACAAATCTGGGGAAGCATTGTTAACTCCAGCAGGGCATGGAGCATTCTTGCAAAAGACACCGTAAAAACGGACAAAGCAGAGATACAAATACTTATATACCGTCATCTGGCCTGGCTCACCGCTTTGCGTTTTCAGATGCGTGAACCACGTGCATGGGAAAATATGACCTTGGCGAGCAATTTAGAATATGCGCATTTTTATAAAGTTCCTGAAAAAGAACAAAATCTCGAAGAAGAGCTAAAAAAATTTCTTTCTGAGGAAGAACTGATTTATATCCTTGGCAAAAAAAACAAAGCCACGCAAATTATCGCACTGCAATCTTCCCACCTGCGTCGTTTAAAAGAAGCAAACAAAATTTCTGAACTTGATTTTGTTGAATTGGAACAGATTCTGGTAGCGCTCTATGATCACCAGGGAAAATCAGAACGCATTAAAAATTTTCCTTATCCGAGACAATTCGCTACAATAAATCAAATGTTTATCCGCTTGTTTGAGTTTATGCTTCCCTTTGGTATTTTGCAGGAATTTGGAAAGCTCACGGATGAACTCGGGCAATGGTTTATCTGGGTAACTGTTCCCTGCTCTGTTATTGTTGGCTGGGTGTTTTACATTATGGAACGCATAGGTGAGTCAACCGAAAACCCTTTTGAAGGTGGAGCTAACGACGTTCCAATCACCAACATCAGTCGCAATATTGAAATTGATCTTCGTGATATGCTGGATGAAAAAGACCTGCCAGCTCCAACTACTCCGGTTAATAATATATTGATGTAAAGCCTCTGCGAGTACTTGATATACTCGAGTACTTATTCCCCCGTCAGATTATAGATCTTTTGAATGTCTTTTAAAATCTTTTCAAAATCCAGTTTCAGATCAATGATCTTACCCGTGTGGATATCGAACACCCAACCATGCACTTCGGGATATTTATTTTTTAAATAGCCTTGTTGCACACTCGCCAGTTTGATAACATTCACACATTGCTCCTGAACGTTAAGCTCTACCAATCGGTTGTATCTTGCTGTTTCATCTTTTATAGCATCCAATTCATTCATATGCAAGCGATAAACGTCGCGTATGTTTCTCAACCAGGGATTGAGTATCCCCATGTCTTTTGGCTGCATGGCGGCTTTTACACCTCCGCAATTATAGTGACCGCAAACTATAATGTGCTTTACACCTAAATAGCGAACCCCGTAATTTATTACGGACATTACATTTAAATCTATTGCATTAACCAGGTTAGCAACATTACGATGTACGAATACATCACCAGGCTCAGCGCCCATCATATCTTCGGCGGTGACACGACTGTCGCTGCATCCAATATATAAATATTCCGGATGTTGGTCCTTGGAAAGTTTCTCAAAAAAAGAAGCGTCCGTTTCTTTTTTCTTTTCTAACCACTTCAGGTTGTTGTCAAATACTTCTTTGTACGATGGCATAGTTTATGGTTTTAAATGAGTTTTAATTTTTTGCTGCTTTTACAATGTCTTTAACTTCCAGAATTGATTTTTCATAACCCTTAAGCGCCACATGAATCATGGCAAGTCCCAACTCTTTTAAGGTAGATGCAGTGGACGGAAA is a genomic window of Sphingobacteriaceae bacterium containing:
- a CDS encoding alanine dehydrogenase — its product is MEKFKIGVLREEKSPPDKRVPLTPLICSDLMRQYPNVEIVVQPSKIRCYSDDEYTSFGVTLQEDLNDCDILMGVKEVPAEKLIAGKKYFFFSHTIKKQPHNKKLIKALIEKKIQMIDYETLTDKNNNRIIGFGRYAGIVGAYNGILGYGLKYDLFRLKPANQCRDKAEMEEELKRAKLPNIKIALTGGGRVANGAIETLSALKIRKVTPEEFMMASFREPVYCQMNPRDYVERPNDHNFDLNDFFAHPEHFVSKFPPFTKVTDLYISTHYWDPRAPKMFEKKDMKASDFRMSVIADVTCDIDGSVPTTIRASSIAQPFYGYNIKTEKEDLPFNKDTICIMAVDNLPCELPRNASDDFGKDLSERVLPFIFGEDKDKVIKRASICKDGKLTLNYEYLSDYAYS
- a CDS encoding carbonic anhydrase, which codes for MPSYKEVFDNNLKWLEKKKETDASFFEKLSKDQHPEYLYIGCSDSRVTAEDMMGAEPGDVFVHRNVANLVNAIDLNVMSVINYGVRYLGVKHIIVCGHYNCGGVKAAMQPKDMGILNPWLRNIRDVYRLHMNELDAIKDETARYNRLVELNVQEQCVNVIKLASVQQGYLKNKYPEVHGWVFDIHTGKIIDLKLDFEKILKDIQKIYNLTGE
- a CDS encoding multidrug transporter, with translation MHAGRRFTFTEVIIWTRRDTYNFIIVSLIPTSLYYFFNIKWLVIPWVAIALVGTAAAFVVGFKNTQTYNRLWEARQIWGSIVNSSRAWSILAKDTVKTDKAEIQILIYRHLAWLTALRFQMREPRAWENMTLASNLEYAHFYKVPEKEQNLEEELKKFLSEEELIYILGKKNKATQIIALQSSHLRRLKEANKISELDFVELEQILVALYDHQGKSERIKNFPYPRQFATINQMFIRLFEFMLPFGILQEFGKLTDELGQWFIWVTVPCSVIVGWVFYIMERIGESTENPFEGGANDVPITNISRNIEIDLRDMLDEKDLPAPTTPVNNILM